In the genome of Triticum urartu cultivar G1812 chromosome 5, Tu2.1, whole genome shotgun sequence, one region contains:
- the LOC125556327 gene encoding transcription factor RADIALIS-like encodes MSSGSRSASRGGANPEWSKKENKLFEDALAYYGEGTPDRWLKVSRAMGGTKTADEVRRHYEILDDDIKLIESGRVPFPKYNTKGQGAWN; translated from the coding sequence ATGTCTTCTGGGTCGAGGAGCGCATCCCGCGGCGGCGCCAACCCGGAGTGGAGCAAGAAGGAGAACAAGCTGTTCGAGGATGCACTCGCCTACTACGGCGAGGGCACGCCCGACCGTTGGCTCAAGGTGTCCCGCGCCATGGGCGGTACCAAGACGGCTGACGAGGTGCGCCGCCACTACGAGATCCTTGACGACGACATCAAGCTGATCGAGTCCGGCAGGGTCCCTTTCCCCAAGTACAACACCAAGGGCCAGGGGGCTTGGAACTGA